The following proteins come from a genomic window of Alnus glutinosa chromosome 10, dhAlnGlut1.1, whole genome shotgun sequence:
- the LOC133878798 gene encoding disease resistance protein RGA2-like isoform X2: MAEQLLLVPAEQIIETLGSLAANKIALLWGLEDELQRLRNTVSTIKAVLLDAEEKQAAGNHAVTDWLKKLEDAMYDADDLLDAVSTEALHREILTRDNKAKQVRIFFSKSNQLLYRLKMAPKIKAMRERLDSIYAEGDRFHLKVRDVETRVGGNRGNTHSFVRAEAVIGRDDDKKAVIHRLLDSNVEDNVSILPIVAIGGLGKTTLAQLIFNDDQIQNHFQLQMWVCVSDPFHVQNIVENILEAATTKKPEPARMNTLVGKLKKEIDGKKYLLVLDDVWNEDLEKWSELKEVLMGGVSGSRILVTTRSEKVARISGTVQSYSLRGLKEDESWCLLKQLAFEKGKEPEETSSIAAVGREILKKCFGVPLAIRTIGSLLRFKNSEAEWSSFKENELSKIDQNEKDILPTLKLSYDHLHLHLKHCFVYCSLFPKDHWLYKSRLIQLWMAQGFVKSCDDQNRSFEEVGNEYFKDLLWRSFFQEAETDDFGDIVRCKMHDLMHDLAISVAGSLITTIDDKNRNLHEKTRHVSVVDYYNIDASSITISLCKASGIRTFLCNPTSFYTHLSQSTSVNFLDCEVIFSSSKFLRVLVLHKRNHELLPSSIGKLKHLRYLDLSSNYLKKLPNSISRLQNLQTLDLSFCLNLEELPSSIGELKHLRCLDLFGDANLKKLPNFISKLQNLQTLNLSFCFNLEELPGDMKELVNLRHLEIDGCVLLTYMPRELGLLNNLQTLSNFVVHKDPCSPHSSGLKELKGLNNLRGELVITNMRHGKDGASECKEANLKAKQHLHGLCLKWSTEGGVNASDVIVDDEMLLEVLQPHPNLKELRVKGNWGSRLPSWLLSLTNLKSLVLSRMDAMEYILDSGYSNEFSYSFIPSLKEIKLKNCPNLKGWWRRDSSVEVNSDGHNSIENTEDPLLPSFPPCLSQLLILNCPMLTSMPTFPHLEELLCLSNASWKPLQQTMMMNMGAPQSQTSTAKASSSSTPLSKLKFLQLDSLEDLETLPKEWLKKLTSLNSLTIRSCNRLNSLFPGIQHLAALQQLDLHDCPELELANVEDEMQWQGLKSLLSLKFSRLPKLVSLPLGLQHATTLQKLLISDCENLMAIPEWIHNCTSLQVLKIKGCSSLTSLPEGMRSQTSLQRLKIENCPILLQRCKREAGEDWPKIAHIPKLELQYPDSGTEVGEPAKAQKKQRIWSIFKKSRAQNS; this comes from the coding sequence ATGGCCGAACAACTTCTCCTCGTCCCTGCCGAGCAAATCATTGAGACTTTGGGCTCACTGGCTGCCAATAAGATCGCATTGCTATGGGGACTCGAAGATGAGCTTCAACGCCTGAGGAACACCGTTTCAACAATCAAAGCTGTGCTTCTAGATGCGGAGGAGAAACAGGCTGCTGGGAACCATGCAGTCACAGATTGGCTCAAAAAGCTAGAAGATGCCATGTACGATGCGGATGACTTGCTGGATGCTGTTTCCACTGAAGCTCTACATAGGGAAATACTGACTCGTGATAACAAGGCCAAACAGGTAcgcattttcttttccaaatcaAACCAGCTTCTCTATCGTCTTAAAATGGCCCCTAAGATTAAGGCCATGAGAGAGAGGTTAGATTCCATCTACGCCGAGGGGGACAGATTCCACTTGAAGGTACGCGATGTGGAGACACGTGTCGGGGGAAACAGGGGTAACACTCATTCTTTTGTACGTGCGGAAGCAGTTATTGGTCGAGACGATGATAAGAAGGCTGTTATCCACCGTCTGCTGGACTCCAACGTTGAAGACAATGTTTCAATCCTTCCAATTGTTGCCATCGGTGGATTGGGAAAGACTACACTCGCTCAACTCATTTTCAACGAtgaccaaatccaaaaccaTTTTCAGCTCCAAATGTGGGTGTGTGTCTCTGATCCCTTCCACGTTCAAAATATTGTTGAAAATATCTTAGAAGCTGCAACAACGAAGAAACCAGAACCCGCTCGAATGAATACATTGGTAGgtaaacttaaaaaagaaatcgATGGAAAGAAATACCTGCTCGTGTTGGATGATGTGTGgaatgaggatcttgaaaaatGGTCTGAATTGAAAGAAGTGCTGATGGGTGGTGTAAGCGGCAGTAGAATATTAGTGACTACACGCAGTGAAAAGGTTGCAAGGATTAGCGGGACAGTTCAATCATATTCCTTAAGGGGTCTAAAGGAAGACGAGTCATGGTGTTTATTGAAGCAACTGGCATTTGAGAAAGGAAAAGAGCCGGAGGAGACTTCAAGCATCGCAGCGGTTGGGAGGGAGATACTAAAAAAGTGCTTTGGTGTCCCACTGGCAATAAGGACAATTGGAAGTTTACTACGCTTCAAAAATTCAGAAGCAGAGTGGTCGTCTTTTAAGGAAAATGAACTCTCAAAAATAGATCAAAATGAAAAAGACATCTTACCAACTCTGAAGTTGAGTTATGATCATCTTCATTTACATTTGAAGCACTGCTTTGTTTATTGCAGTTTGTTTCCAAAAGATCACTGGTTATATAAATCAAGACTGATTCAACTCTGGATGGCACAAGGGTTTGTCAAGTCATGCGATGATCAAAACCGAAGCTTTGAAGAGGTTGGTAATGAGTATTTTAAGGATTTACTATGGAGATCATTCTTTCAAGAAGCTGAAACGGATGATTTTGGTGACATAGTTAGATGCAAAATGCATGACCTGATGCATGATCTTGCCATATCAGTGGCAGGATCATTGATCACCACAATAGATGATAAGAATAGAAACCTTCATGAGAAAACTCGTCATGTTTCAGTTGTTGATTACTACAATATCGATGCTTCATCAATTACAATTTCATTATGTAAAGCAAGTGGCATACGAACATTTCTTTGTAATCCTACTTCCTTCTACACACATCTTTCCCAATCCACTTCCGTCAACTTTTTAGATTGTGAAGTAATTTTTTCAAGTTCCAAGTTCTTGCGCGTGTTGGTCCTGCACAAGAGAAATCATGAACTTTTACCAAGCTCTATTGGGAAGTTGAAGCATTTAAGATATCTTGATCTTTCTTCAAACTATCTCAAGAAGCTACCCAATTCTATATCTAGGTTGCAGAATTTGCAAACACTAGATCTTTCATTTTGTCTCAATCTTGAAGAATTGCCAAGCTCTATTGGAGAGTTGAAGCATTTAAGATGTCTTGATCTTTTTGGGGACGCGAATCTCAAGAAGTTACCCAATTTTATATCCAAATTGCAAAATTTGCAGACACTAAATCTCTCATTTTGTTTTAATCTTGAAGAATTACCGGGAGACATGAAAGAATTAGTCAATCTCAGGCATCTTGAGATAGATGGATGTGTATTGTTGACTTATATGCCACGTGAATTGGGGCTACTCAATAATCTCCAGACATTATCAAACTTTGTGGTCCACAAGGATCCTTGCTCTCCGCATAGCAGTGGGTTAAAAGAACTAAAGGGACTAAATAACCTGAGGGGAGAGTTAGTTATTACAAATATGAGACATGGGAAAGATGGTGCGTCAGAATGTAAGGAAGCAAATTTAAAAGCGAAGCAACATCTTCATGGTTTGTGTTTAAAGTGGAGTACTGAAGGAGGTGTCAATGCTTCAGAcgttattgttgatgatgagATGTTGTTGGAAGTCCTCCAACCGCACCCAAATCTGAAAGAGCTTCGTGTAAAAGGAAATTGGGGTTCAAGGCTTCCAAGTTGGCTTTTGTCACTCACAAATCTCAAATCTCTTGTTCTTTCCCGAATGGATGCTATGGAGTACATATTAGACAGTGGTTACAGCAATGAGTTCTCTTATTCTTTTATCCCATCTCTCAAGGAAATCAAGCTCAAAAATTGCCCTAATCTCAAGGGGTGGTGGAGGAGAGATTCTTCCGTGGAGGTCAATAGTGATGGTCATAATTCCATTGAAAATACAGAGGATCCTTTACTCCCTTCCTTTCCTCCTTGTCTCTCACAATTATTGATCTTGAATTGCCCTATGTTGACTTCCATGCCAACGTTTCCACATCTTGAAGAATTGTTGTGCCTTAGTAATGCTAGCTGGAAGCCACTGCAACAAACAATGATGATGAATATGGGAGCACCGCAAAGCCAAACGTCAACAGCAAAAGCCTCCTCTTCATCCACTCCTCTCTCAAAATTGAAGTTTCTACAACTCGATTCCTTGGAGGATCTAGAAACTCTACCAAAGGAGTGGTTGAAGAAGCTCACTTCTCTCAATTCTTTAACGATAAGGAGCTGCAATAGATTAAATTCTCTCTTCCCAGGTATACAACATCTCGCTGCCCTTCAACAGCTGGATCTTCATGATTGTCCTGAGCTTGAGCTAGCCAATGTTGAGGATGAGATGCAATGGCAAGGTCTTAAGAGCCTCCTCTCTTTGAAGTTTTCACGGCTTCCGAAACTGGTGTCTCTCCCATTAGGGCTTCAACATGCGACCACTCTACAAAAGCTCCTAATTTCAGATTGTGAAAACTTGATGGCTATACCAGAGTGGATCCACAACTGCACATCACTTCAAGTGCTTAAAATTAAGGGATGCTCCAGTTTGACATCATTGCCAGAAGGAATGCGTAGCCAAACGTCTTTGCAGAGGCTGAAAATTGAGAACTGTCCCATCTTATTGCAAAGATGCAAGAGAGAAGCGGGTGAGGATTGGCCCAAGATTGCTCACATCCCAAAGTTGGAATTACAGTATCCGGATTCAG
- the LOC133878798 gene encoding disease resistance protein RGA2-like isoform X1, whose product MAEQLLLVPAEQIIETLGSLAANKIALLWGLEDELQRLRNTVSTIKAVLLDAEEKQAAGNHAVTDWLKKLEDAMYDADDLLDAVSTEALHREILTRDNKAKQVRIFFSKSNQLLYRLKMAPKIKAMRERLDSIYAEGDRFHLKVRDVETRVGGNRGNTHSFVRAEAVIGRDDDKKAVIHRLLDSNVEDNVSILPIVAIGGLGKTTLAQLIFNDDQIQNHFQLQMWVCVSDPFHVQNIVENILEAATTKKPEPARMNTLVGKLKKEIDGKKYLLVLDDVWNEDLEKWSELKEVLMGGVSGSRILVTTRSEKVARISGTVQSYSLRGLKEDESWCLLKQLAFEKGKEPEETSSIAAVGREILKKCFGVPLAIRTIGSLLRFKNSEAEWSSFKENELSKIDQNEKDILPTLKLSYDHLHLHLKHCFVYCSLFPKDHWLYKSRLIQLWMAQGFVKSCDDQNRSFEEVGNEYFKDLLWRSFFQEAETDDFGDIVRCKMHDLMHDLAISVAGSLITTIDDKNRNLHEKTRHVSVVDYYNIDASSITISLCKASGIRTFLCNPTSFYTHLSQSTSVNFLDCEVIFSSSKFLRVLVLHKRNHELLPSSIGKLKHLRYLDLSSNYLKKLPNSISRLQNLQTLDLSFCLNLEELPSSIGELKHLRCLDLFGDANLKKLPNFISKLQNLQTLNLSFCFNLEELPGDMKELVNLRHLEIDGCVLLTYMPRELGLLNNLQTLSNFVVHKDPCSPHSSGLKELKGLNNLRGELVITNMRHGKDGASECKEANLKAKQHLHGLCLKWSTEGGVNASDVIVDDEMLLEVLQPHPNLKELRVKGNWGSRLPSWLLSLTNLKSLVLSRMDAMEYILDSGYSNEFSYSFIPSLKEIKLKNCPNLKGWWRRDSSVEVNSDGHNSIENTEDPLLPSFPPCLSQLLILNCPMLTSMPTFPHLEELLCLSNASWKPLQQTMMMNMGAPQSQTSTAKASSSSTPLSKLKFLQLDSLEDLETLPKEWLKKLTSLNSLTIRSCNRLNSLFPGIQHLAALQQLDLHDCPELELANVEDEMQWQGLKSLLSLKFSRLPKLVSLPLGLQHATTLQKLLISDCENLMAIPEWIHNCTSLQVLKIKGCSSLTSLPEGMRSQTSLQRLKIENCPILLQRCKREAGEDWPKIAHIPKLELQYPDSDAEVGEPAKAQKKQRIWRIFKKSRAHNS is encoded by the exons ATGGCCGAACAACTTCTCCTCGTCCCTGCCGAGCAAATCATTGAGACTTTGGGCTCACTGGCTGCCAATAAGATCGCATTGCTATGGGGACTCGAAGATGAGCTTCAACGCCTGAGGAACACCGTTTCAACAATCAAAGCTGTGCTTCTAGATGCGGAGGAGAAACAGGCTGCTGGGAACCATGCAGTCACAGATTGGCTCAAAAAGCTAGAAGATGCCATGTACGATGCGGATGACTTGCTGGATGCTGTTTCCACTGAAGCTCTACATAGGGAAATACTGACTCGTGATAACAAGGCCAAACAGGTAcgcattttcttttccaaatcaAACCAGCTTCTCTATCGTCTTAAAATGGCCCCTAAGATTAAGGCCATGAGAGAGAGGTTAGATTCCATCTACGCCGAGGGGGACAGATTCCACTTGAAGGTACGCGATGTGGAGACACGTGTCGGGGGAAACAGGGGTAACACTCATTCTTTTGTACGTGCGGAAGCAGTTATTGGTCGAGACGATGATAAGAAGGCTGTTATCCACCGTCTGCTGGACTCCAACGTTGAAGACAATGTTTCAATCCTTCCAATTGTTGCCATCGGTGGATTGGGAAAGACTACACTCGCTCAACTCATTTTCAACGAtgaccaaatccaaaaccaTTTTCAGCTCCAAATGTGGGTGTGTGTCTCTGATCCCTTCCACGTTCAAAATATTGTTGAAAATATCTTAGAAGCTGCAACAACGAAGAAACCAGAACCCGCTCGAATGAATACATTGGTAGgtaaacttaaaaaagaaatcgATGGAAAGAAATACCTGCTCGTGTTGGATGATGTGTGgaatgaggatcttgaaaaatGGTCTGAATTGAAAGAAGTGCTGATGGGTGGTGTAAGCGGCAGTAGAATATTAGTGACTACACGCAGTGAAAAGGTTGCAAGGATTAGCGGGACAGTTCAATCATATTCCTTAAGGGGTCTAAAGGAAGACGAGTCATGGTGTTTATTGAAGCAACTGGCATTTGAGAAAGGAAAAGAGCCGGAGGAGACTTCAAGCATCGCAGCGGTTGGGAGGGAGATACTAAAAAAGTGCTTTGGTGTCCCACTGGCAATAAGGACAATTGGAAGTTTACTACGCTTCAAAAATTCAGAAGCAGAGTGGTCGTCTTTTAAGGAAAATGAACTCTCAAAAATAGATCAAAATGAAAAAGACATCTTACCAACTCTGAAGTTGAGTTATGATCATCTTCATTTACATTTGAAGCACTGCTTTGTTTATTGCAGTTTGTTTCCAAAAGATCACTGGTTATATAAATCAAGACTGATTCAACTCTGGATGGCACAAGGGTTTGTCAAGTCATGCGATGATCAAAACCGAAGCTTTGAAGAGGTTGGTAATGAGTATTTTAAGGATTTACTATGGAGATCATTCTTTCAAGAAGCTGAAACGGATGATTTTGGTGACATAGTTAGATGCAAAATGCATGACCTGATGCATGATCTTGCCATATCAGTGGCAGGATCATTGATCACCACAATAGATGATAAGAATAGAAACCTTCATGAGAAAACTCGTCATGTTTCAGTTGTTGATTACTACAATATCGATGCTTCATCAATTACAATTTCATTATGTAAAGCAAGTGGCATACGAACATTTCTTTGTAATCCTACTTCCTTCTACACACATCTTTCCCAATCCACTTCCGTCAACTTTTTAGATTGTGAAGTAATTTTTTCAAGTTCCAAGTTCTTGCGCGTGTTGGTCCTGCACAAGAGAAATCATGAACTTTTACCAAGCTCTATTGGGAAGTTGAAGCATTTAAGATATCTTGATCTTTCTTCAAACTATCTCAAGAAGCTACCCAATTCTATATCTAGGTTGCAGAATTTGCAAACACTAGATCTTTCATTTTGTCTCAATCTTGAAGAATTGCCAAGCTCTATTGGAGAGTTGAAGCATTTAAGATGTCTTGATCTTTTTGGGGACGCGAATCTCAAGAAGTTACCCAATTTTATATCCAAATTGCAAAATTTGCAGACACTAAATCTCTCATTTTGTTTTAATCTTGAAGAATTACCGGGAGACATGAAAGAATTAGTCAATCTCAGGCATCTTGAGATAGATGGATGTGTATTGTTGACTTATATGCCACGTGAATTGGGGCTACTCAATAATCTCCAGACATTATCAAACTTTGTGGTCCACAAGGATCCTTGCTCTCCGCATAGCAGTGGGTTAAAAGAACTAAAGGGACTAAATAACCTGAGGGGAGAGTTAGTTATTACAAATATGAGACATGGGAAAGATGGTGCGTCAGAATGTAAGGAAGCAAATTTAAAAGCGAAGCAACATCTTCATGGTTTGTGTTTAAAGTGGAGTACTGAAGGAGGTGTCAATGCTTCAGAcgttattgttgatgatgagATGTTGTTGGAAGTCCTCCAACCGCACCCAAATCTGAAAGAGCTTCGTGTAAAAGGAAATTGGGGTTCAAGGCTTCCAAGTTGGCTTTTGTCACTCACAAATCTCAAATCTCTTGTTCTTTCCCGAATGGATGCTATGGAGTACATATTAGACAGTGGTTACAGCAATGAGTTCTCTTATTCTTTTATCCCATCTCTCAAGGAAATCAAGCTCAAAAATTGCCCTAATCTCAAGGGGTGGTGGAGGAGAGATTCTTCCGTGGAGGTCAATAGTGATGGTCATAATTCCATTGAAAATACAGAGGATCCTTTACTCCCTTCCTTTCCTCCTTGTCTCTCACAATTATTGATCTTGAATTGCCCTATGTTGACTTCCATGCCAACGTTTCCACATCTTGAAGAATTGTTGTGCCTTAGTAATGCTAGCTGGAAGCCACTGCAACAAACAATGATGATGAATATGGGAGCACCGCAAAGCCAAACGTCAACAGCAAAAGCCTCCTCTTCATCCACTCCTCTCTCAAAATTGAAGTTTCTACAACTCGATTCCTTGGAGGATCTAGAAACTCTACCAAAGGAGTGGTTGAAGAAGCTCACTTCTCTCAATTCTTTAACGATAAGGAGCTGCAATAGATTAAATTCTCTCTTCCCAGGTATACAACATCTCGCTGCCCTTCAACAGCTGGATCTTCATGATTGTCCTGAGCTTGAGCTAGCCAATGTTGAGGATGAGATGCAATGGCAAGGTCTTAAGAGCCTCCTCTCTTTGAAGTTTTCACGGCTTCCGAAACTGGTGTCTCTCCCATTAGGGCTTCAACATGCGACCACTCTACAAAAGCTCCTAATTTCAGATTGTGAAAACTTGATGGCTATACCAGAGTGGATCCACAACTGCACATCACTTCAAGTGCTTAAAATTAAGGGATGCTCCAGTTTGACATCATTGCCAGAAGGAATGCGTAGCCAAACGTCTTTGCAGAGGCTGAAAATTGAGAACTGTCCCATCTTATTGCAAAGATGCAAGAGAGAAGCGGGTGAGGATTGGCCCAAGATTGCTCACATCCCAAAGTTGGAATTACAGTATCCGGATTCAG ATGCAGAAGTAGGAGAACCGGCTAAAGCACAGAAGAAACAGAGGATTTGGAGGATATTCAAAAAATCTAGGGCACATAATTCGTGA
- the LOC133878798 gene encoding disease resistance protein RGA2-like isoform X3: MAEQLLLVPAEQIIETLGSLAANKIALLWGLEDELQRLRNTVSTIKAVLLDAEEKQAAGNHAVTDWLKKLEDAMYDADDLLDAVSTEALHREILTRDNKAKQVRIFFSKSNQLLYRLKMAPKIKAMRERLDSIYAEGDRFHLKVRDVETRVGGNRGNTHSFVRAEAVIGRDDDKKAVIHRLLDSNVEDNVSILPIVAIGGLGKTTLAQLIFNDDQIQNHFQLQMWVCVSDPFHVQNIVENILEAATTKKPEPARMNTLVGKLKKEIDGKKYLLVLDDVWNEDLEKWSELKEVLMGGVSGSRILVTTRSEKVARISGTVQSYSLRGLKEDESWCLLKQLAFEKGKEPEETSSIAAVGREILKKCFGVPLAIRTIGSLLRFKNSEAEWSSFKENELSKIDQNEKDILPTLKLSYDHLHLHLKHCFVYCSLFPKDHWLYKSRLIQLWMAQGFVKSCDDQNRSFEEVGNEYFKDLLWRSFFQEAETDDFGDIVRCKMHDLMHDLAISVAGSLITTIDDKNRNLHEKTRHVSVVDYYNIDASSITISLCKASGIRTFLCNPTSFYTHLSQSTSVNFLDCEVIFSSSKFLRVLVLHKRNHELLPSSIGKLKHLRYLDLSSNYLKKLPNSISRLQNLQTLDLSFCLNLEELPSSIGELKHLRCLDLFGDANLKKLPNFISKLQNLQTLNLSFCFNLEELPGDMKELVNLRHLEIDGCVLLTYMPRELGLLNNLQTLSNFVVHKDPCSPHSSGLKELKGLNNLRGELVITNMRHGKDGASECKEANLKAKQHLHGLCLKWSTEGGVNASDVIVDDEMLLEVLQPHPNLKELRVKGNWGSRLPSWLLSLTNLKSLVLSRMDAMEYILDSGYSNEFSYSFIPSLKEIKLKNCPNLKGWWRRDSSVEVNSDGHNSIENTEDPLLPSFPPCLSQLLILNCPMLTSMPTFPHLEELLCLSNASWKPLQQTMMMNMGAPQSQTSTAKASSSSTPLSKLKFLQLDSLEDLETLPKEWLKKLTSLNSLTIRSCNRLNSLFPGIQHLAALQQLDLHDCPELELANVEDEMQWQGLKSLLSLKFSRLPKLVSLPLGLQHATTLQKLLISDCENLMAIPEWIHNCTSLQVLKIKGCSSLTSLPEGMRSQTSLQRLKIENCPILLQRCKREAGEDWPKIAHIPKLELQYPDSGIEVAEPAQAKKKQRIWSIFKKSRALNS; this comes from the coding sequence ATGGCCGAACAACTTCTCCTCGTCCCTGCCGAGCAAATCATTGAGACTTTGGGCTCACTGGCTGCCAATAAGATCGCATTGCTATGGGGACTCGAAGATGAGCTTCAACGCCTGAGGAACACCGTTTCAACAATCAAAGCTGTGCTTCTAGATGCGGAGGAGAAACAGGCTGCTGGGAACCATGCAGTCACAGATTGGCTCAAAAAGCTAGAAGATGCCATGTACGATGCGGATGACTTGCTGGATGCTGTTTCCACTGAAGCTCTACATAGGGAAATACTGACTCGTGATAACAAGGCCAAACAGGTAcgcattttcttttccaaatcaAACCAGCTTCTCTATCGTCTTAAAATGGCCCCTAAGATTAAGGCCATGAGAGAGAGGTTAGATTCCATCTACGCCGAGGGGGACAGATTCCACTTGAAGGTACGCGATGTGGAGACACGTGTCGGGGGAAACAGGGGTAACACTCATTCTTTTGTACGTGCGGAAGCAGTTATTGGTCGAGACGATGATAAGAAGGCTGTTATCCACCGTCTGCTGGACTCCAACGTTGAAGACAATGTTTCAATCCTTCCAATTGTTGCCATCGGTGGATTGGGAAAGACTACACTCGCTCAACTCATTTTCAACGAtgaccaaatccaaaaccaTTTTCAGCTCCAAATGTGGGTGTGTGTCTCTGATCCCTTCCACGTTCAAAATATTGTTGAAAATATCTTAGAAGCTGCAACAACGAAGAAACCAGAACCCGCTCGAATGAATACATTGGTAGgtaaacttaaaaaagaaatcgATGGAAAGAAATACCTGCTCGTGTTGGATGATGTGTGgaatgaggatcttgaaaaatGGTCTGAATTGAAAGAAGTGCTGATGGGTGGTGTAAGCGGCAGTAGAATATTAGTGACTACACGCAGTGAAAAGGTTGCAAGGATTAGCGGGACAGTTCAATCATATTCCTTAAGGGGTCTAAAGGAAGACGAGTCATGGTGTTTATTGAAGCAACTGGCATTTGAGAAAGGAAAAGAGCCGGAGGAGACTTCAAGCATCGCAGCGGTTGGGAGGGAGATACTAAAAAAGTGCTTTGGTGTCCCACTGGCAATAAGGACAATTGGAAGTTTACTACGCTTCAAAAATTCAGAAGCAGAGTGGTCGTCTTTTAAGGAAAATGAACTCTCAAAAATAGATCAAAATGAAAAAGACATCTTACCAACTCTGAAGTTGAGTTATGATCATCTTCATTTACATTTGAAGCACTGCTTTGTTTATTGCAGTTTGTTTCCAAAAGATCACTGGTTATATAAATCAAGACTGATTCAACTCTGGATGGCACAAGGGTTTGTCAAGTCATGCGATGATCAAAACCGAAGCTTTGAAGAGGTTGGTAATGAGTATTTTAAGGATTTACTATGGAGATCATTCTTTCAAGAAGCTGAAACGGATGATTTTGGTGACATAGTTAGATGCAAAATGCATGACCTGATGCATGATCTTGCCATATCAGTGGCAGGATCATTGATCACCACAATAGATGATAAGAATAGAAACCTTCATGAGAAAACTCGTCATGTTTCAGTTGTTGATTACTACAATATCGATGCTTCATCAATTACAATTTCATTATGTAAAGCAAGTGGCATACGAACATTTCTTTGTAATCCTACTTCCTTCTACACACATCTTTCCCAATCCACTTCCGTCAACTTTTTAGATTGTGAAGTAATTTTTTCAAGTTCCAAGTTCTTGCGCGTGTTGGTCCTGCACAAGAGAAATCATGAACTTTTACCAAGCTCTATTGGGAAGTTGAAGCATTTAAGATATCTTGATCTTTCTTCAAACTATCTCAAGAAGCTACCCAATTCTATATCTAGGTTGCAGAATTTGCAAACACTAGATCTTTCATTTTGTCTCAATCTTGAAGAATTGCCAAGCTCTATTGGAGAGTTGAAGCATTTAAGATGTCTTGATCTTTTTGGGGACGCGAATCTCAAGAAGTTACCCAATTTTATATCCAAATTGCAAAATTTGCAGACACTAAATCTCTCATTTTGTTTTAATCTTGAAGAATTACCGGGAGACATGAAAGAATTAGTCAATCTCAGGCATCTTGAGATAGATGGATGTGTATTGTTGACTTATATGCCACGTGAATTGGGGCTACTCAATAATCTCCAGACATTATCAAACTTTGTGGTCCACAAGGATCCTTGCTCTCCGCATAGCAGTGGGTTAAAAGAACTAAAGGGACTAAATAACCTGAGGGGAGAGTTAGTTATTACAAATATGAGACATGGGAAAGATGGTGCGTCAGAATGTAAGGAAGCAAATTTAAAAGCGAAGCAACATCTTCATGGTTTGTGTTTAAAGTGGAGTACTGAAGGAGGTGTCAATGCTTCAGAcgttattgttgatgatgagATGTTGTTGGAAGTCCTCCAACCGCACCCAAATCTGAAAGAGCTTCGTGTAAAAGGAAATTGGGGTTCAAGGCTTCCAAGTTGGCTTTTGTCACTCACAAATCTCAAATCTCTTGTTCTTTCCCGAATGGATGCTATGGAGTACATATTAGACAGTGGTTACAGCAATGAGTTCTCTTATTCTTTTATCCCATCTCTCAAGGAAATCAAGCTCAAAAATTGCCCTAATCTCAAGGGGTGGTGGAGGAGAGATTCTTCCGTGGAGGTCAATAGTGATGGTCATAATTCCATTGAAAATACAGAGGATCCTTTACTCCCTTCCTTTCCTCCTTGTCTCTCACAATTATTGATCTTGAATTGCCCTATGTTGACTTCCATGCCAACGTTTCCACATCTTGAAGAATTGTTGTGCCTTAGTAATGCTAGCTGGAAGCCACTGCAACAAACAATGATGATGAATATGGGAGCACCGCAAAGCCAAACGTCAACAGCAAAAGCCTCCTCTTCATCCACTCCTCTCTCAAAATTGAAGTTTCTACAACTCGATTCCTTGGAGGATCTAGAAACTCTACCAAAGGAGTGGTTGAAGAAGCTCACTTCTCTCAATTCTTTAACGATAAGGAGCTGCAATAGATTAAATTCTCTCTTCCCAGGTATACAACATCTCGCTGCCCTTCAACAGCTGGATCTTCATGATTGTCCTGAGCTTGAGCTAGCCAATGTTGAGGATGAGATGCAATGGCAAGGTCTTAAGAGCCTCCTCTCTTTGAAGTTTTCACGGCTTCCGAAACTGGTGTCTCTCCCATTAGGGCTTCAACATGCGACCACTCTACAAAAGCTCCTAATTTCAGATTGTGAAAACTTGATGGCTATACCAGAGTGGATCCACAACTGCACATCACTTCAAGTGCTTAAAATTAAGGGATGCTCCAGTTTGACATCATTGCCAGAAGGAATGCGTAGCCAAACGTCTTTGCAGAGGCTGAAAATTGAGAACTGTCCCATCTTATTGCAAAGATGCAAGAGAGAAGCGGGTGAGGATTGGCCCAAGATTGCTCACATCCCAAAGTTGGAATTACAGTATCCGGATTCAG